In Nocardioides sp. JQ2195, a genomic segment contains:
- a CDS encoding IS256 family transposase produces MTAPHIVDPAGLLSEALTEASPDLMRQMLQTMINALLSADADAVVGAEWGRPSPGRTTQRNGYRHRDLDTRVGTIDVAIPKLRQGSYFPEWLLERRKRSEAALITVVADCYLAGVSTRRMDKLVKTLGIDSLSKSQVSRMATDLDKTVEQFRHRPLDDAGPFTFVAADALTMKVREGGRVINAVALVATGVNADGHREVLGIRVATAETRTAWNEFFADLVARGLSGVRLVTSDAQAGLVEAVAANLPGASWQRCRTHYAANLMSICPKSMWPAVKAMLHSVYDQPDTTAVHAQFDRLLDYVTEKLPVVAEHLDAARADILAFTSFPKDVWTQIWSNNPAERLNREIRRRTDVVGIFPNRDAIVRLVGAVLAEQSDEWAEGRRYLGLEVLTRCRVTIVPTTEPEIGADDLPVLTA; encoded by the coding sequence ATGACCGCTCCACACATTGTCGACCCTGCCGGCCTGCTCAGCGAAGCCCTGACCGAAGCCAGCCCGGACCTGATGCGGCAGATGCTGCAGACGATGATCAACGCCCTTCTCTCTGCTGATGCCGACGCCGTGGTCGGTGCCGAGTGGGGACGGCCTAGCCCGGGCCGCACGACCCAGCGCAACGGCTACCGCCACCGCGACCTCGACACCCGCGTCGGCACGATCGATGTCGCGATCCCCAAGCTGCGGCAGGGCTCCTACTTCCCCGAGTGGCTCCTCGAGCGCCGCAAGCGTTCCGAAGCTGCCCTGATCACCGTGGTCGCGGACTGCTACCTCGCAGGGGTTAGCACCAGGCGGATGGACAAGCTGGTCAAGACGTTGGGCATCGACTCCCTGTCGAAGTCCCAAGTCAGCCGAATGGCGACCGACCTCGACAAGACTGTCGAGCAGTTCCGCCACCGCCCCCTCGACGATGCCGGCCCGTTCACCTTCGTAGCGGCCGACGCGCTGACGATGAAGGTCCGCGAAGGCGGCCGAGTCATCAACGCCGTCGCCCTGGTCGCCACCGGCGTCAACGCCGACGGCCACCGCGAAGTCCTCGGCATCCGAGTCGCCACCGCCGAAACCAGGACCGCCTGGAACGAGTTCTTCGCCGACCTGGTCGCCCGCGGCCTGAGCGGCGTCCGGCTCGTCACCAGCGACGCGCAAGCCGGTCTGGTCGAGGCCGTCGCCGCCAACCTCCCGGGCGCATCCTGGCAACGCTGTCGCACCCACTACGCGGCGAACCTGATGAGCATCTGCCCGAAGTCGATGTGGCCGGCGGTCAAGGCGATGCTGCACTCGGTCTACGACCAGCCCGACACCACGGCGGTGCACGCCCAGTTCGACCGGCTGCTGGATTACGTCACCGAGAAGCTACCCGTTGTCGCTGAACACCTCGATGCTGCCCGGGCCGACATCTTGGCGTTCACCAGCTTCCCGAAGGACGTGTGGACCCAGATCTGGTCCAACAACCCCGCCGAACGGCTCAACCGTGAGATCCGTCGTCGCACCGACGTGGTCGGGATCTTCCCCAACCGTGACGCCATCGTGCGCCTGGTCGGTGCCGTCCTGGCCGAGCAGAGCGACGAATGGGCCGAGGGCCGCCGCTACCTGGGACTCGAGGTCCTGACCCGCTGCCGGGTCACCATCGTCCCCACCACCGAGCCCGAGATCGGAGCTGATGACCTGCCCGTATTGACTGCCTGA
- a CDS encoding YihY/virulence factor BrkB family protein produces the protein MASLKERLDVRITRLRAQRPIFDHVVRMVQHFGEVKGNLQAGAVTYFGFLSFFPILALAFFVIGWVAKVYPDAQDNLTEAIGEVLPGMLGDGKGQISLESIQDSAGAVGMIGLVGVLYAGLGWLSGMREALLVMFETPQREQPNFVVGKVRDLVSLGLIGLVMMVSVAVSGIISRFSEQLLDLLGLGVGLSPLLLVISVAVGVGASAVLFFALFKLLADPDVPRASLWSGALLGALGFEILKQLSTFLIASTKSQPAFQAFGIALILVVWINYFSRVVMYAAAWAYTSRRARASRSGMQQGHVAKVVAAPDVPGGPSGGAGGPVGQFVGAGADRRGVGGRGVGGRGAGGSAPGARDGRGVSPKAAFAAGGAAMLAVIAAVRRRPKG, from the coding sequence GTGGCCTCACTGAAGGAACGACTTGACGTTCGCATCACGCGCCTGCGTGCCCAACGCCCGATCTTCGACCACGTCGTGCGGATGGTCCAGCACTTCGGCGAGGTGAAGGGGAACCTGCAGGCCGGGGCGGTCACCTACTTCGGCTTCCTGTCGTTCTTCCCGATCCTCGCGCTCGCCTTCTTCGTGATCGGTTGGGTGGCGAAGGTCTACCCCGACGCCCAGGACAACCTCACCGAGGCGATCGGCGAGGTGCTGCCCGGGATGCTCGGTGACGGCAAGGGTCAGATCTCCCTGGAGTCGATCCAGGACTCCGCCGGAGCCGTGGGGATGATCGGTCTGGTCGGTGTTCTCTACGCGGGCCTGGGTTGGTTGTCGGGCATGCGCGAGGCGCTGCTCGTGATGTTCGAGACTCCGCAGCGCGAGCAACCCAACTTCGTGGTGGGCAAGGTGCGTGACCTGGTCTCACTCGGCCTGATCGGGCTGGTGATGATGGTCAGCGTCGCGGTGTCGGGGATCATCTCGCGCTTCTCCGAGCAGCTGCTCGACCTGCTCGGCCTCGGTGTCGGGCTCTCCCCGCTCCTGCTGGTGATCTCGGTCGCGGTCGGCGTCGGCGCGAGCGCGGTGCTGTTCTTCGCCCTGTTCAAGCTGCTGGCGGATCCGGACGTTCCCCGCGCGTCGCTGTGGTCGGGCGCGTTGCTCGGCGCCCTCGGCTTCGAGATCCTCAAGCAGCTGTCCACGTTCTTGATCGCCTCCACGAAGTCGCAACCGGCATTCCAGGCATTCGGCATCGCGTTGATCCTGGTGGTCTGGATCAACTACTTCTCCCGTGTCGTCATGTATGCCGCCGCCTGGGCCTACACGTCGCGTCGGGCGCGTGCTTCCCGATCGGGCATGCAGCAGGGCCACGTCGCCAAGGTGGTCGCAGCACCCGACGTGCCTGGGGGACCGTCTGGCGGTGCCGGTGGCCCCGTCGGACAGTTCGTCGGAGCGGGCGCCGACAGGCGCGGTGTGGGCGGGCGCGGTGTGGGCGGGCGCGGTGCGGGCGGGAGTGCGCCTGGCGCCCGGGATGGCAGGGGCGTCAGCCCGAAGGCCGCCTTCGCGGCCGGGGGAGCCGCCATGCTGGCCGTGATCGCGGCCGTACGCCGACGTCCGAAGGGTTAG
- a CDS encoding fumarate reductase/succinate dehydrogenase flavoprotein subunit, giving the protein MTETQTHAPSSDAAGFFTLGDAIADTKAPAEASVPTRWEERKAHAKLVNPANRRKIKVIIVGTGLAGAAAGATLGEAGYQVESFCYQDSPRRAHSIAAQGGINAAKNYRNDGDSVYRLFYDTVKGGDFRSRESNSYRLAEVSANIIDQCVAQGVPFAREYGGLLDNRSFGGVQVSRTFYARGQTGQQLLIGAYQALERQVAAGTVTTHTRHEMLELVVVDDDSGQPRAKGIIVRDMVTGEIETHLGDAVVLATGGYGNVYFLSTNAMGSNVTAAWRAHRKGAYMGNPCYTQIHPTCIPVSGENQSKLTLMSESLRNDGRIWVPKKKEDCAKDPRDIPEEDRDYYLERIYPAFGNLVPRDIASRQAKYMCDDGRGVGPEVDGVRRGVYLDFADAIKRLGRDAVETKYGNLFDMYAQITAENPYEVPMRVYPAVHYVMGGLWVDYDLESNVKGLFVAGEANFSDQGANRLGASALMQGLADGYFVLPYTIANYLADSHERIDESHPAVVEAKKDVEERINHFLTVNGTRSVDSYHKELGHLMWEYCGMERTKEGLTLAIEKIRALKADFWKNVKVLGTAESLNQSLERAGRVADFFELGELMCIDALNRRESCGGHFRAESQTADGEAERIDEEFAYVAAWEWAGEDGHMPVLHKESLSYEAIEMKARSYK; this is encoded by the coding sequence ATGACTGAAACCCAGACCCATGCCCCGTCCAGCGACGCCGCTGGCTTCTTCACCCTCGGTGACGCGATCGCGGACACCAAGGCACCGGCCGAGGCCTCCGTCCCCACCCGCTGGGAGGAGCGCAAGGCCCACGCCAAGCTGGTCAACCCGGCCAACCGTCGCAAGATCAAGGTGATCATCGTCGGCACCGGGCTTGCCGGCGCCGCCGCAGGCGCCACGCTCGGCGAGGCCGGCTACCAGGTGGAGAGCTTCTGCTACCAGGACTCCCCGCGCCGGGCCCACTCGATCGCCGCCCAGGGCGGCATCAACGCGGCGAAGAACTACCGCAACGACGGTGACTCGGTCTACCGCCTCTTCTACGACACGGTGAAGGGTGGCGACTTCCGCTCGCGGGAGTCGAACTCCTACCGTCTCGCGGAGGTCTCGGCCAACATCATCGACCAGTGCGTCGCCCAGGGCGTCCCGTTCGCCCGCGAGTACGGCGGCCTGCTCGACAACCGCTCGTTCGGTGGTGTGCAGGTCTCCCGCACCTTCTACGCCCGCGGCCAGACCGGCCAGCAGCTGCTGATCGGCGCCTACCAGGCGCTCGAGCGCCAGGTCGCCGCCGGCACCGTCACCACCCACACGCGCCACGAGATGCTGGAGCTGGTTGTCGTCGACGACGATTCTGGACAGCCCCGGGCCAAGGGCATCATCGTCCGCGACATGGTCACCGGCGAGATCGAGACGCACCTCGGTGACGCGGTCGTGCTGGCGACCGGTGGTTACGGCAACGTCTACTTCCTCTCCACCAACGCGATGGGCTCCAACGTCACCGCTGCGTGGCGTGCGCACCGCAAGGGCGCCTACATGGGCAACCCCTGCTACACGCAGATCCACCCGACCTGCATCCCGGTCTCCGGCGAGAACCAGTCGAAGCTGACCCTGATGTCGGAGTCGCTGCGCAACGACGGTCGCATCTGGGTGCCGAAGAAGAAGGAAGACTGCGCCAAGGACCCGCGCGACATCCCCGAGGAGGACCGCGACTACTACCTGGAGCGGATCTACCCGGCGTTCGGCAACCTGGTCCCCCGCGACATCGCCTCCCGCCAGGCGAAGTACATGTGCGACGACGGCCGCGGTGTCGGTCCCGAGGTCGACGGCGTACGCCGTGGTGTGTACCTCGACTTCGCCGACGCCATCAAGCGCCTCGGCCGTGATGCTGTCGAGACGAAGTACGGCAACCTGTTCGACATGTACGCGCAGATCACGGCGGAGAACCCGTACGAGGTCCCGATGCGCGTGTACCCGGCGGTGCACTACGTCATGGGTGGCCTGTGGGTCGACTACGACCTCGAGAGCAACGTCAAGGGCCTGTTCGTGGCCGGCGAGGCCAACTTCTCCGACCAGGGCGCGAACCGGCTCGGTGCCTCGGCGCTGATGCAGGGCCTGGCCGACGGCTACTTCGTGCTGCCCTACACGATCGCGAACTACCTGGCCGACAGCCACGAGCGGATCGACGAGTCACACCCCGCCGTGGTGGAGGCCAAGAAGGACGTGGAGGAGCGGATCAACCACTTCCTCACCGTCAACGGCACCCGCTCGGTCGACAGCTACCACAAGGAGCTCGGGCACCTGATGTGGGAGTACTGCGGCATGGAGCGCACGAAGGAGGGGTTGACGCTCGCGATCGAGAAGATCCGCGCGCTGAAGGCCGACTTCTGGAAGAACGTGAAGGTGCTCGGCACCGCGGAGAGCCTCAACCAGAGCCTCGAGCGGGCCGGCCGGGTGGCCGACTTCTTCGAGCTCGGTGAGCTGATGTGCATCGACGCCCTCAACCGGCGCGAGTCCTGTGGCGGGCACTTCCGTGCCGAGTCCCAGACGGCGGACGGCGAGGCCGAGCGCATCGACGAGGAGTTCGCCTACGTCGCCGCCTGGGAATGGGCTGGCGAGGACGGCCACATGCCGGTGCTCCACAAGGAGTCGTTGTCCTACGAAGCCATCGAGATGAAGGCACGGAGCTACAAGTGA
- a CDS encoding YibE/F family protein — translation MGGAHSRSRGPVPDQGPGPGHSHGGEVPDVEVGALPRILLLGGLVLVALGTVVGLVMMWPGDGDRPEAVQYAAEGTTFPSAKVVSVSEPCPVIIADPSIPPGENEPFPEHCNELTATVDGDEVVVQVPPYVAKSGLGAGDDVKLARIPTGAGEATYGWVGTQRDFPLGAMTLVFVLVVALVARLRGIMALLGLGFAGFVVARFMLPALLEGGSGVGVALVGASAIMFVVLYLTHGLSTRTSTALAGTLVGIGIITALGIWGVRAARLSGVSDEGNEYLMLNAPDLDFRGLLTCAVIIAGLGVLNDVTITQSSAVWELRAAAPRMSRMQLFTSGMRIGRDHIASTIYTIVFAYAGTALAVLMLLSLYDRPLLDTLYDENIAAEVMRTLASAIGLVLAVPATTAIAALTVSGPVVDDRGGRPRGER, via the coding sequence ATGGGCGGCGCACACTCCCGGTCTCGTGGACCGGTTCCAGACCAGGGTCCCGGCCCCGGGCACTCGCACGGCGGGGAGGTCCCCGACGTCGAGGTCGGCGCCCTCCCCCGCATCCTGCTCCTCGGCGGGCTGGTGCTCGTCGCACTCGGCACGGTCGTCGGCCTCGTGATGATGTGGCCCGGCGACGGCGACCGCCCCGAGGCCGTGCAGTACGCCGCCGAGGGCACCACCTTCCCGTCGGCCAAGGTGGTGTCGGTCAGCGAACCCTGCCCGGTGATCATCGCGGACCCGTCCATTCCCCCAGGGGAGAACGAGCCCTTCCCGGAGCACTGCAACGAGCTCACGGCCACCGTCGACGGGGACGAGGTGGTGGTGCAGGTGCCGCCGTACGTCGCCAAGTCGGGGCTGGGTGCGGGCGACGACGTGAAGCTGGCGAGGATCCCGACGGGCGCCGGCGAGGCGACGTACGGCTGGGTCGGCACCCAGCGCGACTTCCCGCTCGGTGCCATGACGCTCGTCTTCGTCCTGGTCGTGGCGCTGGTCGCTCGGCTGCGCGGCATCATGGCCCTGCTCGGCCTGGGCTTCGCCGGGTTCGTGGTCGCCAGGTTCATGCTGCCGGCGCTGCTCGAGGGCGGCTCCGGCGTGGGTGTCGCACTCGTCGGGGCGAGCGCGATCATGTTCGTGGTGCTCTACCTGACGCACGGGCTCTCGACCAGGACCAGCACCGCCCTGGCGGGAACCCTGGTCGGCATCGGCATCATCACGGCCCTGGGCATCTGGGGAGTCCGGGCCGCCCGGCTCAGTGGCGTGAGCGACGAGGGCAACGAGTACCTCATGCTCAATGCGCCCGACCTGGACTTCCGCGGCCTGCTCACCTGCGCGGTGATCATTGCCGGTCTCGGCGTGCTCAACGACGTCACCATCACCCAGTCGTCGGCGGTGTGGGAGCTGCGCGCCGCGGCTCCGCGGATGAGTCGCATGCAGCTCTTCACCAGCGGCATGCGCATCGGGCGCGACCACATCGCCTCGACGATCTACACGATCGTCTTCGCCTATGCCGGCACCGCGCTCGCCGTCCTGATGCTGCTCTCCCTCTATGACCGGCCGTTGCTGGACACGTTGTACGACGAGAACATCGCTGCCGAGGTGATGCGCACTCTCGCCTCGGCGATCGGCCTGGTGCTGGCGGTTCCGGCCACCACCGCCATCGCGGCGCTGACGGTGAGCGGCCCCGTGGTGGACGACCGTGGTGGACGACCGCGGGGTGAACGGTGA
- a CDS encoding glycosyltransferase: MTESFYPSVDGTTRTVKHVVDRLVDLGHEVQVIAPGPGLSTYRSSPVVRIRPFDRPGRQVAAALTDFSPDLVHVASPGILGRKALEHAGLQGRRSLVVQQSPVPPVTADRWLRKVGARAGQVLVTCAWMRDRLAALGVDAPVWAPGVDVAAWSPSLRDPGLHAAWSRRKLEATPRVVVGHVGSLHRRHGVRRLAELAPVPGIRVVVIGDGPQRKWLTDRLPAAKFLGALAPGDLSTAMASLDVLVHPGEQQTCAHALREAAASGVPVVAPWAGGATDVVRPLENGLLFDPRSPSGFAEAVSRVAGDRQRALLGGRGRELAIARSWATAVDELVGEHYGWLRDGHGATSATRVTGPHAA; the protein is encoded by the coding sequence GTGACCGAGTCGTTCTATCCCTCCGTGGACGGCACCACACGGACCGTGAAGCACGTCGTCGACCGACTGGTCGACCTCGGGCACGAGGTGCAGGTGATCGCCCCGGGGCCCGGTCTGTCGACCTACCGCAGCTCCCCCGTCGTCCGGATCCGGCCGTTCGACAGGCCCGGACGTCAGGTCGCCGCCGCGCTCACCGACTTCTCGCCCGACCTGGTGCACGTGGCCTCGCCCGGAATCCTCGGCCGCAAGGCGCTCGAGCATGCCGGCCTCCAGGGCCGCCGCAGCCTCGTGGTCCAGCAGTCACCCGTCCCACCGGTCACCGCCGATCGCTGGCTGCGCAAGGTCGGCGCTCGGGCCGGCCAGGTCCTGGTCACCTGCGCTTGGATGCGCGACCGGCTGGCAGCGCTGGGTGTCGACGCCCCTGTCTGGGCACCCGGAGTCGACGTCGCGGCGTGGAGTCCGAGCCTGCGTGACCCGGGTCTGCACGCCGCCTGGTCACGGCGCAAGCTCGAAGCCACTCCTCGGGTCGTGGTCGGACACGTCGGCAGCCTCCACCGCCGTCACGGCGTACGACGCCTGGCCGAGCTCGCCCCGGTGCCGGGCATCCGCGTGGTGGTCATCGGGGACGGACCGCAGCGCAAGTGGCTCACGGACCGACTTCCCGCCGCGAAGTTCCTGGGCGCGCTCGCGCCGGGAGACCTGTCCACCGCGATGGCCTCGCTCGACGTGCTCGTGCACCCGGGCGAGCAGCAGACCTGCGCCCATGCCCTGCGTGAGGCAGCCGCGAGCGGGGTCCCGGTCGTGGCACCGTGGGCAGGCGGGGCCACCGACGTGGTGCGACCACTGGAGAACGGGCTCCTCTTCGACCCACGCTCCCCGTCGGGCTTCGCCGAGGCCGTGTCCCGCGTGGCCGGCGACCGGCAGCGCGCCCTGCTCGGCGGCCGGGGTCGCGAGCTCGCCATCGCTCGCAGCTGGGCGACGGCCGTCGACGAGCTGGTCGGCGAGCACTACGGGTGGCTCCGAGACGGCCACGGGGCGACCTCGGCCACCAGGGTGACGGGCCCCCACGCCGCCTGA
- a CDS encoding succinate dehydrogenase/fumarate reductase iron-sulfur subunit: protein MKITLNIWRQANAATKGAMQKYELDGVSEDMSFLEMLDLLNENLNEQGEDPVAFDSDCREGICGMCSLMINGQAHGPEVTTTCQLHMRSFKDGETITVEPWRAEPFPVLKDLVVDRSAFDRIIQSGGYISANTGSAPEANNLPVEKAKADRAFDVATCIGCGACVAACPNGSASLFLGAKITHLGSLPQGQPERDTRVVDMVAQHDHEGFGGCTNIGECTAACPKEIPLDVISQLNKDLRTAMQHGL, encoded by the coding sequence GTGAAGATCACTCTCAACATCTGGCGCCAGGCCAACGCGGCCACCAAGGGCGCGATGCAGAAGTACGAGCTCGACGGAGTGTCCGAGGACATGTCGTTCCTCGAGATGCTCGACCTGCTCAACGAGAACCTCAACGAGCAGGGCGAGGACCCGGTCGCCTTCGACTCCGACTGTCGCGAGGGCATCTGCGGCATGTGCAGCCTGATGATCAACGGCCAGGCGCATGGTCCGGAGGTCACCACGACCTGCCAGCTGCACATGCGCTCGTTCAAGGACGGCGAGACGATCACCGTCGAGCCGTGGCGCGCGGAGCCGTTCCCGGTGCTCAAGGACCTGGTGGTCGACCGTTCCGCGTTCGACCGGATCATCCAGTCGGGCGGCTACATCTCGGCGAACACCGGTTCCGCCCCTGAGGCCAACAACCTGCCGGTCGAGAAGGCCAAGGCCGACCGCGCGTTCGACGTCGCCACCTGCATCGGCTGTGGCGCCTGCGTGGCCGCCTGCCCGAACGGTTCGGCATCGCTGTTCCTCGGTGCGAAGATCACCCACCTGGGCTCGCTGCCCCAGGGCCAGCCGGAGCGCGACACCCGCGTCGTCGACATGGTTGCCCAGCACGACCACGAGGGCTTCGGCGGTTGCACCAACATCGGTGAGTGCACCGCTGCCTGCCCGAAGGAGATCCCGCTCGACGTGATCTCCCAGCTCAACAAGGACCTGCGCACGGCCATGCAGCACGGCCTCTGA
- a CDS encoding 2'-5' RNA ligase family protein, whose product MSTIGVAIAIPEPWASQLQDYRTAIGDTTATRIPTHITLVPPTECDDLDLVEEHLSGVAAQTTDFPVHLRGTGTFRPVSPVVFVGVVEGISACERLADAVRRGPLASELAFPYHPHVTIAHHLDDVALDRAFTELAGFECRFTAEEFHLYVHDDEIGWQVDRSFALTGDDVVI is encoded by the coding sequence GTGTCGACCATCGGAGTTGCCATCGCCATCCCGGAGCCCTGGGCCTCGCAGCTGCAGGACTACCGGACGGCGATCGGTGACACCACCGCCACTCGCATCCCGACGCACATCACGTTGGTCCCTCCGACCGAGTGCGATGACCTCGACCTGGTCGAGGAGCACCTCTCCGGCGTCGCTGCGCAGACGACGGACTTCCCCGTGCACCTGCGTGGCACCGGGACCTTCCGCCCGGTGTCGCCCGTGGTCTTCGTCGGCGTCGTCGAGGGCATCTCTGCCTGCGAGCGCCTGGCCGACGCCGTGCGCCGGGGGCCGCTGGCCAGCGAGCTGGCCTTCCCCTACCACCCGCACGTGACCATCGCCCATCACCTCGACGACGTCGCCCTCGATCGTGCGTTCACCGAGCTGGCGGGGTTCGAGTGCCGCTTCACCGCTGAGGAGTTCCACCTCTACGTCCACGACGACGAGATCGGATGGCAGGTGGACCGCTCGTTTGCCCTCACCGGCGATGACGTGGTGATCTGA
- a CDS encoding methylmalonyl-CoA mutase family protein, with protein sequence MTSGPDPDTAQDSLSLAGPEDQHSTADWEKATAAVLRKTRQLGDDAPDSAVWEQLTRTTLDGIGVAPLGTRDSVADLPAVGQPGAAPYTRGRLADKPEIGWDIRPHLFGLEAKPLNEAALADLENGSTSLWLEVGTTLGADDLAAALDGVFIDLAPVVLDAPEDPVAAADALAAVFADRGVDPAAGTNLGADPIAAQVRGVSTSSTTEGTSSTTEGTSSTTEGTSSTTDNDNLDVLELVATRAEEMGALGLVVDATAIHDRGASDAQELGYSLAVGAAYLRRLTAEGRSVDAALALMEFRYAATDEQFPTIAKFRAARRLWARVAELSGAAPEAGGQRQHAVTSRPMMSKYDPWVNMLRTTVAAFAAGVGGAEAVTVLPFDSTLGVPDAFGRRIARNTSSLLISESHVAKVVDPAGGSYAVEKLTDDLANAAWAEFGRIEEAGGIVAALEDGSLQSRIDAVVAERDDQVAHRTRPLTGVSEFPNLTETLPERPAHPSANAVRRYGAPFEDLRDEPATTPVFLATMGTIAAHTARATFASNLFAAGGISVVAAGATEDADAVLAAYDGQPVVCLAGADKAYAAWGAELVARLREAGARHVVLAGKPGDKTVSPDLVDDSAAVGVDALTFLTTTREKLA encoded by the coding sequence ATGACTTCTGGCCCTGATCCGGACACCGCACAGGACTCGTTGAGCCTGGCCGGTCCCGAGGACCAGCACTCCACCGCGGACTGGGAGAAGGCCACCGCGGCCGTGCTGCGCAAGACCCGACAGCTGGGCGACGACGCCCCCGACTCCGCGGTGTGGGAGCAATTGACCCGCACCACCCTCGACGGGATCGGCGTCGCCCCGCTGGGCACCCGTGACTCCGTCGCCGACCTGCCGGCGGTGGGCCAGCCCGGCGCAGCGCCGTACACCCGAGGTCGTCTGGCGGACAAGCCGGAGATCGGCTGGGACATCCGGCCGCACCTGTTCGGCCTCGAGGCCAAGCCGCTCAACGAGGCCGCTCTCGCCGACCTGGAGAACGGCTCCACGTCGCTGTGGCTGGAGGTGGGCACGACGCTCGGTGCCGACGACCTCGCCGCGGCGCTCGACGGCGTGTTCATCGACCTGGCTCCTGTCGTGCTCGACGCCCCCGAGGACCCGGTTGCGGCAGCGGATGCCCTCGCCGCGGTGTTCGCCGACCGTGGAGTCGATCCCGCAGCCGGCACCAACCTCGGCGCCGACCCGATCGCCGCGCAGGTGCGCGGGGTCTCGACAAGCTCGACCACCGAAGGCACAAGCTCGACCACCGAAGGCACAAGCTCGACCACCGAGGGCACAAGCTCGACCACCGACAACGACAACCTCGACGTGCTCGAGCTCGTCGCCACCAGGGCCGAGGAGATGGGTGCGCTCGGCCTGGTCGTCGACGCCACCGCGATCCACGACCGGGGTGCCTCCGACGCCCAGGAGCTCGGCTACAGCCTGGCCGTGGGCGCCGCCTACCTGCGCCGCCTGACCGCCGAGGGACGCTCCGTCGATGCCGCCCTGGCGCTCATGGAGTTCCGCTACGCGGCCACCGACGAGCAGTTCCCGACGATCGCGAAGTTCCGCGCGGCCCGTCGGCTCTGGGCGCGCGTCGCCGAGCTGTCCGGTGCTGCTCCCGAGGCCGGCGGGCAGCGCCAGCACGCGGTGACGTCGCGCCCGATGATGAGCAAGTACGACCCGTGGGTGAACATGCTGCGCACCACCGTCGCCGCGTTCGCCGCGGGCGTCGGTGGCGCCGAGGCGGTCACGGTGCTGCCGTTCGACTCGACGCTCGGGGTTCCGGACGCCTTCGGACGCCGGATCGCCCGCAACACCAGCTCCCTGCTGATCTCCGAGTCCCACGTGGCGAAGGTGGTCGACCCGGCGGGCGGCTCCTACGCCGTCGAGAAGCTGACCGACGACCTGGCCAACGCGGCCTGGGCCGAGTTCGGCCGGATCGAGGAGGCGGGCGGCATCGTGGCCGCCCTCGAGGACGGGTCGCTGCAGTCGCGCATCGACGCGGTGGTCGCCGAGCGCGACGACCAGGTCGCGCACCGCACCCGCCCGCTGACCGGGGTGAGCGAGTTCCCGAACCTCACGGAGACGTTGCCCGAGCGGCCCGCCCACCCGAGCGCGAACGCCGTGCGCCGCTACGGCGCCCCGTTCGAGGACCTGCGTGACGAACCGGCGACCACCCCGGTGTTCCTGGCCACGATGGGCACGATCGCCGCCCACACGGCTCGCGCCACCTTCGCCAGCAACCTCTTCGCGGCCGGTGGCATCAGTGTGGTGGCTGCCGGCGCCACGGAGGACGCCGACGCCGTGCTGGCGGCCTACGACGGCCAGCCGGTGGTCTGCCTCGCCGGTGCAGACAAGGCGTACGCCGCCTGGGGCGCCGAGCTCGTCGCCCGGCTGCGTGAAGCCGGTGCCCGCCACGTCGTGCTTGCCGGAAAGCCCGGTGACAAGACCGTTTCGCCTGACCTGGTTGACGATTCCGCTGCGGTGGGAGTCGATGCGTTGACCTTCCTCACCACGACCAGGGAGAAGCTGGCATGA
- a CDS encoding succinate dehydrogenase cytochrome b subunit has translation MATPTLVKGSRSTRSTIALKLLMAVTGLVFIGYVLLHMYGNLKVFAGQEAFDEYAHHLRTFGEPMLPYEGLLWVIRAVLLLSLVGHAYAAFTLWARAGKARTQKYVVKKAVAATLSSKMMRWGGVTLLLFVIFHLLHFTTRTINVNGDKDSPYDRVVSSFQPETWWVTVIYLLAMGALAMHLRHGVWSACQTLGLTNNAKSRARANFAGVFLAVVIAGGFALVPLSILLGIVD, from the coding sequence GTGGCAACTCCGACTCTCGTGAAAGGCAGCCGGTCGACGCGATCCACGATCGCGCTGAAGCTCCTCATGGCCGTCACCGGCCTGGTCTTCATCGGCTATGTGCTGCTCCATATGTACGGCAACCTCAAGGTCTTCGCCGGCCAGGAAGCCTTCGATGAGTACGCGCACCACCTGCGCACCTTCGGGGAGCCGATGCTCCCCTACGAAGGTCTGCTGTGGGTGATCCGCGCGGTGCTCCTGCTGTCGCTCGTCGGTCACGCCTACGCGGCGTTCACGCTCTGGGCCCGTGCCGGCAAGGCACGCACCCAGAAGTACGTCGTGAAGAAGGCCGTGGCTGCGACCCTCAGCTCGAAGATGATGCGTTGGGGCGGGGTGACGTTGCTGCTGTTCGTGATCTTCCACCTGCTGCACTTCACCACGCGGACCATCAACGTGAACGGCGACAAGGACTCGCCGTACGACCGGGTGGTGAGCTCCTTCCAGCCCGAGACGTGGTGGGTCACCGTGATCTACCTGCTCGCGATGGGCGCCCTGGCGATGCACCTGCGCCACGGCGTGTGGAGTGCCTGCCAGACCCTCGGCCTCACCAACAACGCGAAGAGCCGAGCCCGTGCGAACTTCGCCGGCGTATTCCTCGCCGTGGTGATCGCCGGCGGCTTTGCGCTGGTCCCGCTGTCCATCCTCCTCGGCATCGTCGACTAA